The following proteins are co-located in the Echinicola sp. 20G genome:
- a CDS encoding pitrilysin family protein, with amino-acid sequence MKTTALYLSILGCFLSNILFAQDGEHIDGLVKGQLDNGLTYYIMKSHLQDDEASFYLVQKAGAILEDDNQNGLAHFLEHMAFNGSKHFPNGVDKYLKSQGVGKYNAYTAYDETVYNIDNVNSENQALVDTCIYLLRDWCGDLLLTKEEIDKERGVIQEEWRSRLNVGKRRQEAVAPYVFYNTKYAERDVIGDMDIINNFKPKTLRSFYDKWYRADMQGVIIVGDIDVEDIEKKVKEIFGDLEVSPNAPAVPEKIHMVSNDEPFYVVFKDKEISRNTIKLFSRFEQPKFENYEELRKELKLIEYFSELAYDRLVEFVNADQEKFFTADLGTTKLLGDFYAHSISVTPFPGKDQEALEQVLTVFEQIKRFGFTEEEVEKQKEKMYEKLEAASSNKDNFKNSIYVNKFKANFFNQVPISDIEDGIDHIMEVTLEIEAEEINEWVKHVDFKENLLIEINASEKEENILSKSDVLASIQNVEKADLAEKEDIKQIDQLVDFEITDGSIDKVEELEQFGAEVWTLSNGVKVIYKYSEEGKGDFELYSQSNGGKSVLTSGEIPSANALVKMATKSGLYKYDRNTMMAYITDKKIKISLTFDELTEGLKGGANEEDADVLFQFVHLFLTNPRFNEEDFNSYKQKLQYKFNQQSNPMDAITEAITEVTSKPNDRTWKLGDEYFEAMDFEIMKEIFNKAFGDADDFTYYLVGDLDKDVAKGLVKKYLATLPSDPNKEADEFKVYDFSVADKVIKKEFEVTMAENRGIIDISYLNSFDLSEKETVQLNTLIYTLRNRYFKTVREEYGGTYGVKVKPITSSYPKNKQQISINFQTDADRVDELKPLIYQEIENVKKEGIFSFELNEAVNLMKRAQEQAQKHKGVPYWMNILISYEQRGLDLTSTEEMDKALNEVTIEDVQQFAKKFFDAAKLRDIVIIQRAPQVEEAHHHMQAR; translated from the coding sequence ATGAAAACAACCGCATTATACCTGAGCATTCTTGGCTGCTTTTTGAGCAATATCTTGTTTGCACAGGATGGTGAGCACATTGATGGACTTGTCAAAGGCCAATTGGACAATGGACTGACCTATTATATCATGAAATCCCACTTGCAGGATGATGAAGCTAGCTTTTATTTGGTTCAAAAAGCAGGTGCCATCTTGGAAGATGATAACCAAAACGGACTCGCTCACTTCTTGGAGCACATGGCATTCAACGGAAGTAAGCACTTCCCAAATGGCGTGGATAAATACCTTAAAAGCCAAGGTGTTGGGAAATACAATGCCTACACCGCTTATGATGAGACGGTATACAATATCGATAACGTTAATTCCGAAAATCAAGCTTTGGTGGACACTTGTATCTACTTACTCAGAGACTGGTGCGGTGACCTGCTATTGACCAAGGAAGAAATCGATAAAGAACGAGGTGTAATCCAGGAAGAATGGAGATCTCGGCTTAATGTAGGTAAAAGACGTCAAGAAGCTGTAGCTCCTTATGTTTTTTACAATACCAAATATGCGGAGCGTGATGTAATCGGTGATATGGATATCATCAACAACTTCAAACCTAAGACACTTAGATCTTTTTACGATAAATGGTACCGCGCTGACATGCAAGGGGTAATAATCGTGGGAGATATCGACGTAGAAGACATAGAAAAGAAAGTAAAGGAAATCTTTGGTGACTTGGAAGTAAGCCCAAATGCTCCTGCAGTTCCAGAAAAAATCCACATGGTCTCAAATGATGAGCCTTTCTATGTGGTTTTCAAGGACAAAGAAATCAGCAGAAACACAATCAAGCTTTTCTCAAGATTTGAACAACCAAAGTTTGAGAATTATGAAGAGCTTAGAAAAGAGTTGAAGTTAATTGAATATTTCAGTGAATTGGCCTATGACAGATTGGTAGAATTTGTCAATGCTGATCAGGAAAAATTCTTTACAGCGGACTTGGGAACTACAAAATTGCTTGGTGATTTCTATGCACATTCTATTTCAGTTACGCCTTTTCCTGGCAAAGACCAAGAAGCCTTGGAGCAGGTCTTGACAGTTTTTGAGCAGATTAAAAGATTTGGCTTCACAGAAGAGGAAGTAGAGAAGCAAAAGGAAAAAATGTATGAAAAGCTGGAAGCTGCCAGCAGCAATAAAGACAACTTCAAAAACTCCATTTATGTAAATAAATTCAAGGCCAACTTCTTTAATCAAGTTCCGATCAGCGACATTGAAGATGGAATTGATCACATCATGGAAGTTACGTTGGAGATAGAAGCAGAAGAAATCAACGAATGGGTAAAGCATGTTGACTTCAAAGAGAATTTATTGATCGAAATCAATGCGAGCGAAAAAGAGGAGAATATTCTATCTAAAAGTGATGTTCTTGCCTCTATACAAAATGTGGAGAAGGCTGATTTGGCTGAAAAGGAAGACATTAAGCAGATTGACCAATTAGTTGACTTTGAAATAACTGATGGCAGCATTGACAAAGTGGAAGAGCTAGAGCAATTTGGTGCTGAGGTTTGGACACTTTCTAATGGTGTCAAGGTTATTTATAAATATTCAGAGGAAGGTAAGGGAGACTTTGAATTGTATTCTCAAAGCAACGGTGGTAAATCTGTCCTAACTTCTGGAGAAATCCCTTCTGCAAATGCATTGGTTAAAATGGCTACTAAATCAGGGCTCTACAAATACGATAGAAACACCATGATGGCCTACATTACTGATAAAAAAATCAAGATCAGCTTGACGTTTGATGAATTGACAGAGGGGCTAAAAGGTGGCGCCAATGAAGAAGACGCTGATGTATTGTTCCAGTTTGTGCATTTGTTCTTGACAAACCCTAGGTTTAACGAAGAAGACTTCAATTCTTACAAACAAAAACTTCAGTACAAATTCAACCAGCAGTCCAACCCAATGGATGCAATCACTGAGGCCATTACTGAAGTGACATCAAAACCAAATGACAGAACTTGGAAACTAGGGGATGAATATTTTGAAGCCATGGACTTTGAAATCATGAAAGAAATTTTCAACAAGGCCTTTGGTGATGCGGATGATTTCACTTACTACCTAGTTGGAGATTTGGATAAGGACGTGGCCAAAGGATTGGTGAAAAAATACCTCGCTACCCTTCCTTCTGATCCAAACAAAGAAGCTGATGAATTCAAAGTATATGACTTTTCTGTAGCTGACAAGGTGATCAAAAAGGAATTTGAAGTGACCATGGCGGAAAACCGTGGAATCATTGATATCAGCTACTTGAACTCTTTTGATCTTTCAGAAAAGGAAACGGTTCAGTTAAATACTTTGATTTACACCTTGAGAAATCGTTATTTCAAAACTGTTCGTGAGGAGTATGGCGGAACTTACGGAGTAAAAGTAAAACCTATCACCTCTTCTTACCCTAAGAACAAGCAACAGATATCTATCAATTTTCAAACTGATGCCGATAGAGTGGACGAATTGAAGCCACTTATTTATCAAGAAATTGAAAACGTGAAGAAAGAAGGCATTTTTTCATTTGAATTAAATGAGGCAGTCAATCTCATGAAAAGAGCTCAAGAGCAAGCTCAAAAGCACAAAGGTGTTCCTTACTGGATGAACATTTTGATCAGCTACGAGCAACGCGGCCTAGATTTGACATCAACTGAGGAAATGGATAAAGCATTAAATGAAGTGACTATTGAAGACGTTCAGCAGTTTGCTAAAAAATTCTTCGATGCTGCGAAGCTTAGAGATATAGTGATCATACAAAGAGCTCCTCAAGTAGAAGAAGCTCATCACCATATGCAAGCGAGATGA
- a CDS encoding molybdopterin-binding protein, which yields MNQFEGKIVQIHSSGQLSIVTVELLDRNKVQSIIIDTSDTAPYLVIDNPVFVLFKETEVAISPEENPKISLQNRFRGKITAIEKGELLVRLSIETATGNLVSMISKTALTDLDLAINDWVTALVKLNEITLSPR from the coding sequence ATGAATCAATTCGAGGGTAAAATAGTCCAAATACATTCTAGTGGCCAGCTTTCCATTGTGACTGTTGAGTTGCTCGATCGCAATAAAGTCCAATCCATCATCATTGATACCTCGGATACCGCTCCTTATTTGGTTATTGATAACCCCGTGTTCGTCTTGTTTAAAGAAACCGAAGTAGCCATCTCTCCGGAAGAAAATCCTAAAATAAGCCTTCAAAATCGATTTCGAGGAAAAATTACGGCAATAGAAAAAGGTGAGCTATTGGTCAGGTTAAGTATCGAAACTGCAACGGGTAATTTGGTATCCATGATCAGTAAAACGGCATTGACAGACTTGGACCTAGCCATAAACGATTGGGTAACCGCATTGGTCAAACTCAATGAAATTACACTTTCTCCGAGATGA
- the modB gene encoding molybdate ABC transporter permease subunit, producing the protein MNWIPIILTLKLSLITTLILFVLALPLAYWLSVTQSKIKAIIETLVSMPLVLPPTVLGFYLLLAFSPQNTFGAWLDHWLGLKFVFTFQGLVLASCLYSLPFMVHPLQSGLSSLPSSITEAAIMLGKSKFTILRKVLLPNIKPSVLTALVLTFAHTMGEFGVVLMIGGNISGKTKVASIAVYDEVEALNYGMANQYSLILIGLSFLTLLMVYLFNGGFFKQYLK; encoded by the coding sequence ATGAACTGGATACCAATCATACTGACCCTAAAACTCTCACTGATAACAACCTTGATTTTATTTGTTCTGGCCTTGCCTTTGGCCTATTGGCTGAGTGTAACCCAATCTAAAATCAAAGCGATCATTGAAACATTGGTGAGCATGCCATTGGTGCTCCCTCCTACTGTTTTGGGCTTTTACCTGCTACTGGCCTTTAGTCCACAAAACACATTTGGAGCTTGGCTGGACCATTGGTTGGGCTTAAAGTTTGTATTTACTTTTCAGGGGTTAGTATTGGCTTCATGCCTTTATAGCCTGCCTTTTATGGTGCATCCACTACAATCCGGACTGTCTTCACTCCCGTCTTCCATTACAGAAGCAGCGATCATGCTTGGAAAAAGCAAATTCACCATACTCAGAAAAGTGTTATTGCCCAATATCAAACCTTCTGTTTTGACTGCTTTGGTGTTGACTTTTGCCCACACCATGGGAGAGTTTGGCGTGGTATTGATGATTGGGGGCAATATTTCCGGCAAAACAAAAGTGGCCTCCATAGCTGTTTATGATGAAGTAGAAGCCCTAAATTATGGAATGGCCAATCAATATTCTCTCATTTTAATTGGACTTTCCTTTTTAACCTTGCTCATGGTTTATTTATTCAATGGAGGATTTTTTAAACAGTATTTAAAATGA
- a CDS encoding thioredoxin domain-containing protein produces MNIKQNLLLSLSFIIAAATTINAQGIEFNKGTYTEALAEANERGVPLFIDFYADWCGPCKMMDKQVFVDPELGTYFNEHFVSVKLNTEHEINEELVKELDINSMPTLMFVEGDGEVISRISGSMNIEEMLKFGKTAAGDLKSFEEIYDIYKKDKDNFEVMQELLKSAPSFVTLQTGMDKKKWIIRIENIFEDYLEKKMNMGDAFINADDYRLVNKFHQPEGEHDKVIEFMVANMDKYIENVGVATAYYVIRYNNTLAQDLAKKGDTQYLEILDRINGEMKSAYDAVEQHNISQYEMAKLDCDALYALYEEKNVDKYIELKNAYFEADGEKVTPISKAAAAQAIYSVAGNSITNDNHSAAKEWIIASLSGDNLPLMQRVNIIALLGDVNKHMGQFKEAEQAYNQAYAETLQMDESRTQMYFQLQLKRKIEMLNLE; encoded by the coding sequence ATGAACATTAAGCAAAACTTACTGCTCAGCCTTTCATTTATTATCGCAGCAGCGACAACAATAAATGCACAAGGAATCGAATTTAACAAAGGAACTTATACTGAAGCTTTGGCGGAAGCCAATGAAAGAGGTGTCCCATTGTTTATCGACTTCTATGCAGATTGGTGTGGGCCATGTAAAATGATGGACAAGCAAGTATTTGTTGATCCTGAATTGGGAACCTATTTCAATGAGCATTTTGTCTCTGTAAAGCTTAATACCGAGCACGAGATCAATGAAGAGTTGGTCAAAGAACTTGATATTAACTCTATGCCTACATTGATGTTTGTTGAAGGAGATGGAGAAGTGATTTCAAGAATCAGCGGTTCAATGAACATTGAGGAAATGTTGAAATTTGGAAAAACTGCAGCTGGAGACCTTAAGAGCTTTGAAGAAATCTATGATATCTACAAAAAAGATAAAGATAACTTCGAAGTGATGCAGGAACTGCTAAAATCCGCACCTTCTTTCGTCACCTTGCAAACTGGGATGGATAAGAAAAAATGGATTATCCGGATCGAAAACATCTTTGAAGATTATTTGGAAAAGAAGATGAATATGGGTGATGCTTTCATCAACGCCGATGACTATAGGTTGGTCAATAAATTTCATCAACCAGAAGGAGAGCATGATAAGGTCATTGAATTCATGGTGGCCAATATGGACAAATACATTGAGAATGTCGGTGTAGCTACAGCTTACTATGTGATTCGATACAACAACACTTTGGCACAAGATCTTGCCAAAAAGGGAGACACCCAATACTTGGAAATATTGGATAGAATAAATGGTGAAATGAAGTCTGCTTATGACGCAGTGGAGCAACATAATATCAGTCAGTATGAAATGGCTAAATTGGATTGTGATGCCCTTTATGCCTTATATGAAGAGAAAAATGTAGATAAGTACATTGAACTTAAAAATGCTTACTTCGAAGCAGATGGAGAAAAAGTGACACCAATATCCAAAGCAGCGGCTGCTCAGGCTATTTATTCTGTCGCAGGAAATAGTATTACAAATGATAACCATTCAGCAGCCAAAGAATGGATCATCGCATCTCTTTCAGGCGATAATCTCCCTTTAATGCAAAGAGTCAATATCATTGCACTCCTGGGGGATGTGAATAAACACATGGGACAATTTAAAGAAGCTGAGCAAGCTTATAACCAAGCCTATGCCGAAACTCTTCAAATGGATGAAAGCCGTACGCAAATGTACTTTCAACTCCAATTGAAGCGAAAGATCGAAATGCTCAATCTTGAATAG
- a CDS encoding amidohydrolase family protein, translating into MNDKLLSLALTIILAFCLACSKPENTSTEQFDIFIKGAQVLDGTGAPPFYANILVKNGLIQKIEQDTSKQFQADELINAKGKILTPGFIDTHAHGNPLETPDFRNFLAMGVTTIFLGQDGSSPSTADISEWMDKVDASQLGPNIGMFVGHGTLRMLSGVKYQTTPKENDLAKMDSLLQMAMDAGCFGLSTGLEYNPGYLADSLELLGLAKIVGENGGMIMSHMRNEDDDAMERSIDELLLQGSYCPVHISHIKVVYAKGEERANEILEKLEISRNEGKTITADIYPYEASYTGISILFPDWAKAPANYEEVVKNRRTELENYLRNRVNKRNGPEATLIGSGPYSGKNLAEIAVMLKKPFEKVLVDDIGPSGTSAAYFVMDETVMKTFLKAPFINVCSDGSPNSSHPRGYGTFAKIIENYVMKDRLLTLPEAIHKMTGMPAKTVGITDRGLIKEGYKADLLVFQPGEVKAKATYEKADQLAEGFDLVIVNGEITKSGNKFSEGNGQIIKKK; encoded by the coding sequence ATGAACGATAAATTACTTTCCTTAGCGCTTACCATTATTTTGGCCTTCTGCTTGGCTTGTAGTAAACCTGAAAATACTTCTACAGAACAATTTGACATTTTTATAAAAGGTGCACAAGTACTTGATGGAACAGGAGCACCGCCCTTCTATGCTAATATTTTGGTGAAAAATGGACTTATTCAAAAAATTGAACAAGATACAAGCAAACAGTTTCAGGCTGATGAACTGATCAATGCAAAAGGAAAAATACTGACTCCGGGTTTCATAGACACCCATGCGCACGGTAATCCATTGGAAACTCCTGACTTTAGAAATTTCTTAGCCATGGGCGTAACGACCATTTTCTTGGGCCAAGATGGATCAAGTCCGAGTACCGCAGACATTTCCGAATGGATGGACAAGGTAGATGCGTCACAACTAGGCCCTAATATAGGCATGTTTGTCGGTCATGGGACATTGAGAATGCTTTCAGGGGTAAAATATCAAACCACTCCGAAAGAGAACGATTTGGCTAAAATGGACAGCCTTCTTCAAATGGCAATGGATGCTGGTTGTTTTGGCTTAAGCACAGGGTTGGAATACAATCCAGGCTACCTTGCTGATAGTCTAGAACTGCTCGGTTTGGCAAAAATCGTTGGAGAAAACGGCGGCATGATCATGAGCCATATGAGAAATGAAGATGATGATGCCATGGAGAGATCCATTGATGAATTGTTACTGCAAGGGAGTTATTGCCCTGTACACATTTCACATATCAAAGTCGTCTATGCAAAAGGAGAAGAACGCGCCAATGAAATTCTTGAAAAATTAGAAATCAGCAGAAATGAGGGAAAAACCATTACTGCTGACATCTACCCTTATGAGGCCAGTTATACGGGCATTTCGATCTTATTCCCAGATTGGGCAAAAGCACCAGCCAATTATGAAGAAGTGGTTAAAAATAGAAGAACAGAATTAGAAAACTATCTGAGGAACCGTGTCAACAAACGAAATGGTCCAGAGGCAACATTGATCGGATCTGGACCATATAGCGGAAAGAACTTAGCAGAGATTGCAGTAATGCTCAAAAAGCCTTTTGAAAAAGTACTGGTGGATGATATCGGCCCTTCCGGAACAAGCGCAGCTTATTTCGTCATGGATGAAACAGTGATGAAAACATTCTTAAAAGCACCATTCATCAATGTATGCTCTGACGGAAGCCCCAACTCAAGCCATCCACGAGGATATGGAACTTTTGCTAAAATCATAGAAAATTATGTAATGAAAGACAGACTATTAACCTTGCCTGAAGCCATCCACAAAATGACAGGAATGCCAGCCAAAACCGTAGGAATTACTGATAGAGGTTTGATCAAAGAGGGCTATAAAGCAGACCTTCTCGTCTTTCAGCCTGGTGAAGTAAAAGCAAAAGCAACTTATGAAAAAGCGGATCAGCTAGCCGAAGGTTTTGACCTTGTGATCGTCAATGGAGAGATAACGAAATCAGGAAATAAATTTTCAGAAGGTAATGGGCAAATCATAAAGAAAAAATGA
- a CDS encoding glycoside hydrolase family 105 protein, producing the protein MNVFKGFKVTLIAVALGFTCLQSFSQTIDPAAVKQEMKRVADWQIKFYKGGSPGYEKAHHPLDWTNGALYVGMVKWAAMAGDDSYYEWLKKIGEDAEWKLHRRQYHADDHTVGQLYADLYKKYKDESMLKPTKDQFGFILYHPAVSSLEWRTPYHQDRWNWCDALFMSPPVWAKLYNITGEQKYLDFMLSEFKATTDFLYDEKEDLYYRDQSYIGKLDNGTKIFWARGNGWVFAGLVNIMNELDPQSKEYKYFLKIYKKMAKRLLELQTPEGHWAMSLLGQEYYPTPETSGSSFFTYGLAWGINQGILEADKYEPAVRKGWMAMVSHITSEGMLGYVQPIGAAPGKAFPDKSEVYGTGAFLSAGSEVYKLYSK; encoded by the coding sequence ATGAACGTTTTTAAAGGATTCAAAGTCACCTTGATAGCGGTGGCTTTGGGGTTTACTTGTCTTCAATCATTTTCCCAAACCATTGACCCCGCAGCGGTAAAGCAAGAGATGAAACGGGTCGCTGACTGGCAAATTAAGTTTTACAAAGGAGGATCACCTGGTTATGAGAAAGCCCATCACCCTTTGGACTGGACCAATGGTGCCCTATACGTAGGAATGGTCAAGTGGGCAGCCATGGCAGGTGATGATAGTTATTATGAGTGGTTGAAGAAAATCGGTGAAGATGCCGAATGGAAACTGCACAGAAGACAGTACCATGCGGATGATCATACGGTGGGGCAGCTCTATGCAGATCTATATAAAAAGTACAAGGATGAATCCATGCTCAAGCCTACCAAAGATCAATTTGGATTTATCCTTTACCATCCAGCTGTAAGTTCTTTAGAATGGAGAACTCCTTATCATCAGGACAGGTGGAATTGGTGCGATGCCTTGTTTATGTCTCCACCTGTTTGGGCAAAATTGTATAATATTACTGGGGAGCAAAAATACCTGGACTTTATGCTTTCTGAATTTAAAGCCACCACTGATTTTCTTTATGATGAAAAGGAAGACCTCTACTACAGGGACCAAAGCTATATAGGCAAATTGGATAATGGCACCAAGATTTTTTGGGCACGAGGCAATGGTTGGGTGTTTGCTGGCTTGGTCAATATCATGAATGAACTGGACCCTCAGTCGAAAGAGTACAAATATTTTCTAAAGATCTATAAGAAGATGGCCAAGCGGTTGTTGGAATTACAGACTCCTGAGGGGCATTGGGCTATGAGTCTTTTGGGCCAAGAATACTATCCAACGCCAGAGACAAGCGGATCTTCTTTCTTTACATATGGCTTGGCGTGGGGAATTAACCAAGGGATTTTGGAAGCTGATAAATATGAGCCAGCGGTGAGAAAAGGATGGATGGCCATGGTCAGCCACATTACATCGGAAGGAATGCTAGGCTATGTCCAGCCTATTGGTGCTGCTCCAGGTAAAGCATTTCCTGATAAATCTGAAGTGTATGGAACAGGTGCCTTTTTGAGTGCAGGTTCTGAAGTGTACAAGCTATACAGTAAATAG
- a CDS encoding ABC transporter ATP-binding protein yields MIDLRLKKALRSDNTEMVLDLDLQFKKGQFITLYGESGSGKTSTLRLISGLMKPDSGHLSIGQQCWFDNEKKINLSPSKRKIGFVFQDYALFPNMTVKENLFFALSDKADQGIIEELIQIMDLGDLQYRKPDSLSGGQKQRVALARALVGKPEILLLDEPLSALDYKMRYKLQTYILKIHQKYKLTTILVSHDIGEIIKLSDLVFELENGKIMRQGSPAELFGIGSTSAKFQFTGEILQIEREDVLFIVTLLVGNDLVKVVGDKEEAKQFSIGDKVLVGSKAFNPIIKKI; encoded by the coding sequence ATGATTGACTTAAGGTTAAAAAAAGCGCTTAGATCTGACAATACCGAAATGGTACTAGACCTGGACTTGCAGTTTAAAAAAGGGCAATTCATCACCCTTTATGGCGAATCAGGTTCTGGAAAAACCTCTACTTTGCGGCTTATCAGTGGGCTAATGAAACCTGATAGTGGCCATTTGAGTATTGGACAACAATGCTGGTTTGATAATGAAAAAAAAATCAATTTATCCCCTTCAAAACGTAAAATAGGCTTTGTATTTCAAGATTACGCCCTCTTTCCCAATATGACAGTCAAAGAAAACCTATTCTTTGCCCTGTCTGATAAGGCTGATCAGGGAATCATTGAAGAGTTGATCCAAATTATGGACTTGGGGGATTTACAATACAGAAAACCAGACAGCTTATCCGGTGGTCAGAAACAAAGGGTCGCATTGGCAAGGGCTTTAGTAGGAAAACCAGAGATACTATTGTTGGATGAACCGCTCTCTGCCTTGGATTACAAAATGCGTTACAAACTACAGACATACATTCTAAAAATCCATCAAAAATATAAACTGACCACCATCCTCGTTAGCCATGATATTGGTGAAATCATAAAACTCTCTGATCTGGTTTTTGAATTAGAAAATGGTAAAATTATGCGTCAGGGAAGTCCAGCAGAATTGTTTGGTATTGGCAGTACCAGCGCCAAATTTCAATTTACAGGAGAAATTCTTCAAATTGAACGTGAGGATGTTTTGTTCATCGTAACCCTTTTGGTGGGCAATGACTTGGTCAAAGTAGTTGGTGATAAAGAGGAAGCCAAACAATTCAGTATCGGTGATAAAGTGTTAGTAGGATCAAAAGCCTTCAACCCTATCATCAAGAAAATTTAA
- the modA gene encoding molybdate ABC transporter substrate-binding protein: MSKLIVLLSTCLLLFSCQSPKNRPLNIATAANMQFAMKALIEDFSLQTGIECEMVTSSSGKLTAQIIEGAPYDIFVAANMKYPKAIFDAGLGEKSPQIYALGKLVLWSAKEEKHIDLTESTWSTVSHIAVANPKTAPYGEAAIHALQQLEIYDELENKLVFGESISQTNQFILSGVAELGFTAMSVVKSPAMKSKGAWIKVPDSLYQSIEQGVILIKKEEGNSENASKFYEFLFSQKAHEILKEYGYEIPA, from the coding sequence ATGAGCAAGCTGATTGTCCTACTCTCTACATGCTTATTGCTCTTTTCATGCCAATCGCCTAAAAACAGGCCATTAAACATTGCTACAGCTGCGAATATGCAATTTGCAATGAAAGCATTAATTGAGGACTTTTCCCTGCAAACTGGAATTGAATGTGAAATGGTCACCAGTTCTTCCGGCAAATTAACAGCTCAGATAATAGAAGGCGCACCATACGATATTTTTGTAGCAGCCAACATGAAGTATCCCAAAGCTATTTTTGATGCTGGTTTAGGAGAAAAATCACCTCAAATCTATGCACTTGGCAAGCTGGTGCTTTGGTCCGCCAAGGAGGAAAAGCATATAGATCTAACCGAGTCCACCTGGTCCACTGTCTCTCACATTGCTGTCGCCAATCCCAAAACAGCTCCCTACGGTGAAGCCGCAATCCATGCACTTCAGCAGCTGGAAATATATGATGAACTGGAAAACAAGTTGGTCTTTGGAGAGAGCATCTCTCAGACCAACCAATTTATCCTTTCGGGAGTCGCAGAGCTTGGGTTTACTGCAATGTCAGTAGTAAAATCACCTGCCATGAAAAGTAAAGGAGCTTGGATCAAGGTTCCCGACAGCTTATATCAATCAATTGAACAGGGGGTCATCCTGATCAAAAAGGAAGAAGGAAATAGTGAAAATGCCAGTAAGTTTTATGAGTTTCTATTTTCCCAAAAAGCCCACGAAATCTTAAAGGAGTATGGATATGAAATTCCTGCTTGA